In Flavobacterium sp. 83, the genomic window GATTGAGTTTTCGGCGTTCAGATTCTATTATTGTAAAAAGCGCACTCAATAATTGTCTGATTACAGAAAGATCAGGAGCTTCCTGTTGATATTCATCATAAATTATTTTACATATAGTGTCTAACTTTTCAAAACATTTATTGCTCTGCATTGAGATGTTGGCTTTATCATGGAATGACGCGTAAAGACTGAAGGTGGTTTCGGCGATAAATTCACTTTTGAATCGTAATACCCACATGTCACATTTACCATCTTTAAGAAGTGGCTTGACGCGATGGATTTTTCCTTGGGTTACAAAACTTATAAAAGGAGCATCCATCAGATGGGATTTGAAATCTATAAAATGTTCCAGCTGACCCTGCCCGCCTATAATAAGTTCTTCAAAATTGTGGGCATGGGGCTCATTCACAGAATGCATTATCTTCTGGGATTCTGCAGCTGTAATGCGAAACATATTGAAAATTTCTGTCATAGTTTGCTTTTTAAAAGGATGTTAAAGATAATTATAATTTATAAGAAGCAACAGCAGATTCTCTGCTGGGATAAGATTAGGTAGAAAACTTGGGCAATTTTTTGCAAAATTAAATAAAGTAATACGGTAAAGTCTTAATCTAGTTTAAGAAGTAATATAAAACTAAATTAAGACTATTTCTTAAACTTGTTTATAATCAATTATGATCTCTTTATTAATCACTCTTAAAAGATAGTTTCTTATTTTACCAGAAGAAATTGACTTAAAAAGTTTTGTAATACGATTTCTTGACAAATTCACTTCATCTGGATTAGAATAAAAATAAGCATTCTTGTTTAATACAATTTGATTTAAAATTTAATCTTCAGTTAGTTGTATAGTTGAGTGTTTTTTTCTTTTTATATTCTGCAGACATAAAAAAAGCCTGAAAATCGATTATTTTCAGACTTTGTGGAGTCACCGAGGCTACAATCGAATGCCTAGCAATATAAAGTAGATTTTTCTGAATTCAACTTAAAATAAATTGCCAGTTGTAGTAAAAATAGTTCTATAATTAGCGATAACAATGAGATCATTGCTGATTAATCAGTTGAAGTTTTTTTTTTACTTTGTTCAGATGATTATAAATACTTTCAATTTTGGCGGCCATTTGATTGGCTGTTTTCAGGGTTTTGCTTATAATTTTTATTTCAATTGAAAAATTCTTTTCATTTTCTGAAAAAAGCGTAACCGAAAACAATCCATTTGGATAATACACTTTCAAACCATCCAATTCTTCCATTAGATACAAATCAAACTCCCCTTTTAGCCAATTAAGAAATTGATCATATATTTCATTATTTTCAATGTTTTCATATCTGATGAAAGTATGAAATGGTGCCTCAAAAGAAATAGTCATTTTTAAATTATATTTTGTATTTCATTAATAAACCTAAAGGCCAATTGATCGGCATTATCTTGGGAATTACTTTCCGTATAAATTCTAATAATTGGTTCGGTATTCGATTTTCTAAGGTGAACCCATTCCGATTGAAAATTTATTTTTACGCCATGAATTGTAATCACATCTTCATTTTTGTAGATTACGGCTATTTTTTCTAAAATCGAATCAACATCAATTTGAGGCGTTAACTCAATTTTGTTTTTACCCGCTTCAATGAGATAACTTCGTAATTGACTCCTACTTCGAGGGGTAATTCCTAAACATTTTTCGCTACCACCACTATTGTGCATTCCTGGTACAACCCCTATAAAGCTAGCAAATTGCCCTTCGGTATTAAAACGTCTCAAATCGCCACATTCAGCTATGATAACAGAAGCTAAAAAGCCTCCAATACCAGGAATACTCTTCAATAAATTGTAATCTTCTTTGTGCTCTTTACGGCAATAAGCTCGCATCTGATTGGCAATTTCTAAATATTCTGATTTAATAAATTTGAGCATTCTGATTTTCCCTTGCAAAGCCAAATCACCACAAACAGTACTAAATTTCAGTTTGTCTAGCCATTCTATAAATCCATTAGACCAATTCGAATTGTCATATTCTTGGGGAATTTCTATTCCGTGAAACAATAACAAACTCTTAATATGCAATTTGGTTGTCCTCAATTTTTTGGTAACCTGCGTTCGATGGCGTGCCAAACTCGTGAACTGATCCTCGGCTTCGGTAGGAATATTGATTCCTTTTAAAGTGCCATATTTTAACTGGTTGGATAAATTTTTGGCATCCAAGGCATCTGTTTTTTGATAGCGTTCTTTGTTTCCTGTTTTCACGTCAGCTGGATTGACTACTAAAACATTCCAAGCTAAATTCAAGAAATATCGAGCTACGGAAAATCCGCAACAACCTGCTTCATAAACCAAATACACTTCGTGATTGTGGAAATTCTTATTTACATATTCCTCTAGATCGGAAGATTTTGCAGGCATCGAATAAGTTTTATGAAAAAACAAATCGGTCTGGATTGAAACTGTCCATGTTTTCTTGTGTATATCCAAACCAATATATACTTTTGGACTAGTAGTAATTTGAGTACTCATATCATTAAAGTATTGGCAGACAGCAATAAGCTGTACTGCAGTTAGTATTTATTTCGAGGCTCAATTTACTGCTTTTACATGGATGCTTCGTTGCGTGCGCAGCACGAACAATGAAACTCCTGTTGAACGGAACCGGTCACTGGCAGGTACTATGGAGTTATCGTAAAGTTTTAAGAGAGAATAGCAAGAGGATTTAGTGTCCTTTTTTTTTGGAGTAGTTTTAAGCTTTTAAACTAACTCTTATAATAAAAAACGGCTGAAAATATTTTTCAGCCGTTTTGTTTATGGAAATAATTTTAAACTATGTCAGATTAAAAAGCGGTCTAAACCGAAATTGCTGTCGTTTAACTACCAAAAAAATCTTAAAATTTATTAAACTTAAACTTCTGACCACCAATCGATGCTTCGTACATGAGTCCGCCTTTTTGCATCGTAAAAACCATCACGCCATTAGTATATTTTACATTCGCTGAGGCACCTTCTGTTACGGCTACTGCAGAAGCTTGAGCTGAAAACTCGAATCGGCTTTCTTTAAAACGTTCCAATTCTCCTTTTGTCTCAAAAAAGATTACTTCTCGATATGCTTGCCCGCCTGCCTGAAATCCTATGCTCAATTGAGATAACTTGGCCATTCCTACCATCTTGTTATGCTCATAAACAACCCCATTACCAGCTGCTCCACCGATACCAAGTCCTGCTTTACCAACATTAGGAAAGATTACATAGCCTGATGCTTTTTCAAAAAGACCCTTCATCAACGGATCGCTTTTAATAAACTCTGCTTTTGCAGTATGGCTGTCAGCAATAACTTTATTTTTTCTTGCAGCAGTTTGTCCGAATACGGGTGCTATGTTGATTGCTAAAGCAATAACTACTACCCAAATAATATTTAAATTTTTCATGTTTTATATATATTAAATTAGTATTAAATTTCTTTATTCAAAGGTAACATAAATCACTCAAAAAACGAGTAAAAAATCTGATTATCAACACTATACATTATTTTAATATTGATTTATTGTATCATTATCTCACAGACGAATTTAGCACAATTACTTTGAAGAGATATTACACAATTATTGCTTTTACTTGTAGAATTACTTTTTTGACATTAGACCTTTTACATTCAAGTTTTTTTACTTTCAACCTCAATGGTTGGAATTTCTATAATTTTAGTCGGTTCAATAATGCTGAAATATAATTGTGTTATCCTTTTTTCTACCTTTGAAAAAGAAAAAAAATATAATAGTAGCATTCATGATTACAAGAGCAACTTTAGAAGACGTTACGGCATTAAATAAATTAATTAACTCAGCGTATCGTGGAGAATCATCCAAGAAAGGATGGACAACTGAAGCCAATATTTTAGAAGGACTCCGAACCACTGAACAGGAACTAACTGAAACCATCCAGAATACTAAAAATACGATACTGAAATTTACGGAAAAAGATGCGATTATAGGTTGCGTATTGCTGATTGAAAAAGAGCAACAATTGTATTTAGGAATGCTTACAGTTTCGCCTGAATTACAAAACAGTGGCATTGGCAAAAAATTATTGCAGCAGGCCGAAATTCATGCTTCGGTGCTAGAATTACCAAAAATTGTAATGACAGTGATATCCATCAGGGAAGAATTAATTGCTTGGTACAAACGCAATGGTTATGTTGATACGGGAGTAAGAGAACCATTTCCGGCAAGTAATGTTCATGTTCAAATCTCAGAACAACCATTGGAATTTATTGTGTTAGAGAAAAAGATTATGTAATTTCATACTCTTTTTACAAAAATAATTAAGTGACAATAAACAAATCTTAAATCGAAATAAAATGGAAAATAGCGACAAAACACTAGTTGTAAAAGATTTAGAGGAGAAATCAGTTCTTGTTTCCAGAGAATTTACTGCTCCGCTTGAAAAAGTTTGGCGTGCTTACACCGAAAGTGAATTATTGGAACAATGGTGGGCTCCACAACCTTGGAAAGCCGAAACCAAAACAATGGACTTCACAGTTGGTGGATATTGGTTGTATGCTATGGTAAGTCCAGAAAATGAAAAGCATTGGGGCCGTATGGACTATACTGCCATAGCACCTCATAAAAGTTTTGCAATCAAAGACGGTTTTTGTGATGAAGACGGAAATATAAACTCTTCTCTGCCGGTTTCTAAAGGAACTATTGTTTTTACCGAAACAGATAATCGTACTTTGGTTGAATTCAAGATGTTTTATTCTAATGAAAAAGAGATAGAAACCATTATTGAAATGGGCTTTGAGCAAGGCATTACCGCTTGTCTTGAGCAATTGGAAAAGATATTTCAAGAGAATAGAATCTAGCGATAAGTAAAATTTCTCTTTATCTCCGGCTGCTCGCGTAAGGGATTGCGGCGGCATCCTTTATTTTTTTCTTTCAAAAAATAAAGATAGAGCCAAAAGCCCGACCCAAAGCTGCAGATTCGTGAATATAAAACACGATTTTCTGCTTTAGGGTTACGCCCAAATTATAATATAAAATCCATACCAACATTAATCAGTAAACAAAGCGTATTTTTGTGGCGTGAAGAAATCAGTTTCAATTATTGGAGGAGGACCTGCAGCACTTTTGCTCGCTGCATTACTGGATTGCGAGAAATTTACCGTTACTATATACGAGAAAAATAAAACATTGGGAAGAAAATTTCTAGTGGCTGGAAAAGGAGGTTTTAACCTCACCCATTCAGAACCTATAGCTGAGCTCATAGCGCGGTATACGCCATCCGATTTTTTAGAAAAAGCACTCCTTGATTTTGACAATCACGATTTCCGAAAATGGATTGGCACTTTAGGTATTCCCACATACATAGGCAGCAGCAAACGCGTGTATCCGGAAAGTGGCATTAAACCCATAACGGTACTCAATGCAATCCTCAATGTTCTGAAAAAACAGGGCGTAAACCTACAATACCAACACACCTGGACGGGTTGGACTGACAATAATAATCTTATTTTTAATACGGATATCGAAATACAATCAGACTATACTATTTTTGCCTTGGGTGGCGGGAGCTGGAAAGTTACAGGATCTGATGGAAGCTGGCTTGATTTATTCAAAAAAAACAATGTCGATATCGTTCCGTTTCAATCTTCTAACTGTGCATATCGTGTCCAATGGCCTGAAGATTTTATTTTGGAACATGAAGGCAGTCCGCTTAAAAATATTTCTATCAGCTGTTTGAATAAATCTCAAAAAGGCGAAGCAGTAATCACGCATTTTGGTTTAGAAGGAAATGCCATTTATGCGCTTAGTCCACAAATTAGAAAACAGCTCGAAAGCCAGCAAAAAGCTACTATTTTTCTAGACTTAAAACCCGCATTAAGTTATGATGATTTATATCAAAAAATTAAAAATTCGACTTTAAAAAAGACGAGCGAAAAATTACTAAAAGAGGTTAAATTGAGTAGCGCTCAGGTTGGACTTTTGAAAAAATACCTTTCAAAAGAAACCTACCTGAATCCGGAGTTATTAGCACAAAACATCAAAAAACTAAAAATCGAAATAACAGGTTCAGCTCTAGTGAACGATGCAATATCCACTACTGGAGGTGTTCAATTGAATGCTGTGGATGAAAATTTTCAATTAAAAAACAAGAAATATCACTATTGCATTGGCGAAATGCTGGACTGGGATGCACCCACAGGTGGTTATCTGCTTCAGGCTTGCTTTAGCATGGGAATGCATCTTGCACGTCACCTAAATAGTATTGCTTAATTTTTTTAAAACTTAATTAGACGCTTCAGAATACTATTTTTATCAGAACACTATATCTTTATTACAATACCATTTCCTCAAACAAGCGTTGTGCTGTTTGTTCCAAATCATCACACAATCCCGAATGCGGTCTTGAAGTTTGAATCGCCGAACTACGAATGGCTGTTAACCAGCGAAAACGGGACGGAATATCAAATTGTCCTATTGGCCCACCTGATTTCTCACCATGTCCTACTTTCTCAAAAGCTTGTAAATTTAATTGCAATTGATCCAAATCCAAATCAGCCGAAAACAATTGAAGCTTTGCTTCGTTAAACGAACAAAGCACTTTTATAAACTTGGCTTTTTTACAAAAAAGAATAATACCCACATTAAGGAATTCTTCGCGTTCTACCCTTGGCACAACCCGGATTACGGCATACTCATATAAGTGCTTCTCTTGCATTTTGGGCTTCGTTTATAAAAATTTCGGAATGGTTTAAGCGTATGGATAAAAACTGGAAATAGACTTCCCGAATAGCTTCCGGAGTTTCATCTGTATCTTCCCATTGCAGCCAATCCGTTGGAATAAGATTCACAATAGAATGCAGTACTTCATCCGTTATTTTTT contains:
- a CDS encoding AraC family transcriptional regulator → MTEIFNMFRITAAESQKIMHSVNEPHAHNFEELIIGGQGQLEHFIDFKSHLMDAPFISFVTQGKIHRVKPLLKDGKCDMWVLRFKSEFIAETTFSLYASFHDKANISMQSNKCFEKLDTICKIIYDEYQQEAPDLSVIRQLLSALFTIIESERRKLNLNDDESKKIQSSTFKNFLRLLEEHYKEPKDVNFYADKLFMSSRNLNLICQNILQQSVTEIIEIRKLTEAKNLLMSTDKNIADIGYELGFNEKTYFTHAFKRKAGLTPTEFREEIQKQLS
- a CDS encoding IS110 family transposase is translated as MSTQITTSPKVYIGLDIHKKTWTVSIQTDLFFHKTYSMPAKSSDLEEYVNKNFHNHEVYLVYEAGCCGFSVARYFLNLAWNVLVVNPADVKTGNKERYQKTDALDAKNLSNQLKYGTLKGINIPTEAEDQFTSLARHRTQVTKKLRTTKLHIKSLLLFHGIEIPQEYDNSNWSNGFIEWLDKLKFSTVCGDLALQGKIRMLKFIKSEYLEIANQMRAYCRKEHKEDYNLLKSIPGIGGFLASVIIAECGDLRRFNTEGQFASFIGVVPGMHNSGGSEKCLGITPRSRSQLRSYLIEAGKNKIELTPQIDVDSILEKIAVIYKNEDVITIHGVKINFQSEWVHLRKSNTEPIIRIYTESNSQDNADQLAFRFINEIQNII
- a CDS encoding YSC84-related protein; this translates as MKNLNIIWVVVIALAINIAPVFGQTAARKNKVIADSHTAKAEFIKSDPLMKGLFEKASGYVIFPNVGKAGLGIGGAAGNGVVYEHNKMVGMAKLSQLSIGFQAGGQAYREVIFFETKGELERFKESRFEFSAQASAVAVTEGASANVKYTNGVMVFTMQKGGLMYEASIGGQKFKFNKF
- a CDS encoding GNAT family N-acetyltransferase yields the protein MITRATLEDVTALNKLINSAYRGESSKKGWTTEANILEGLRTTEQELTETIQNTKNTILKFTEKDAIIGCVLLIEKEQQLYLGMLTVSPELQNSGIGKKLLQQAEIHASVLELPKIVMTVISIREELIAWYKRNGYVDTGVREPFPASNVHVQISEQPLEFIVLEKKIM
- a CDS encoding SRPBCC domain-containing protein, producing MENSDKTLVVKDLEEKSVLVSREFTAPLEKVWRAYTESELLEQWWAPQPWKAETKTMDFTVGGYWLYAMVSPENEKHWGRMDYTAIAPHKSFAIKDGFCDEDGNINSSLPVSKGTIVFTETDNRTLVEFKMFYSNEKEIETIIEMGFEQGITACLEQLEKIFQENRI
- a CDS encoding TIGR03862 family flavoprotein, which gives rise to MKKSVSIIGGGPAALLLAALLDCEKFTVTIYEKNKTLGRKFLVAGKGGFNLTHSEPIAELIARYTPSDFLEKALLDFDNHDFRKWIGTLGIPTYIGSSKRVYPESGIKPITVLNAILNVLKKQGVNLQYQHTWTGWTDNNNLIFNTDIEIQSDYTIFALGGGSWKVTGSDGSWLDLFKKNNVDIVPFQSSNCAYRVQWPEDFILEHEGSPLKNISISCLNKSQKGEAVITHFGLEGNAIYALSPQIRKQLESQQKATIFLDLKPALSYDDLYQKIKNSTLKKTSEKLLKEVKLSSAQVGLLKKYLSKETYLNPELLAQNIKKLKIEITGSALVNDAISTTGGVQLNAVDENFQLKNKKYHYCIGEMLDWDAPTGGYLLQACFSMGMHLARHLNSIA
- a CDS encoding DUF3037 domain-containing protein, with the protein product MQEKHLYEYAVIRVVPRVEREEFLNVGIILFCKKAKFIKVLCSFNEAKLQLFSADLDLDQLQLNLQAFEKVGHGEKSGGPIGQFDIPSRFRWLTAIRSSAIQTSRPHSGLCDDLEQTAQRLFEEMVL